CTCAATTCCATCAGCCCGAATGTTGCTACACGCTACACACCattcaaccccctcccccccccccccccccgccatgcaGAGACTCGAGGAAAGTTACATATTTATCACAAGACCAGAGTTGGTTTCAATAGTCTGGACTTGTTGCTCTGGAGGCTCTGCTCCACAGTCCATTCAGATTAGTACAATGTAACCAGACACATCATCGCTGATACACTGATGTACAGCATTGtggcacaaacaggagaaaatctgcagttgctgcaaatccaatcaacacagacaaaagaactgagcaggccagggagcacctgtagaacaaaaaaatacagtcaatgtttccgtccaaaacccttcggcaagactggagatgaaaacatagaaaataggtgcaggagtaggccattcggccctttgagcctgcaccaccatttattatgatcatggctgatcatccaactcagaacaccgccccagccttccctccataccccccgacccccgtagccacaagggccatatctaactccctcttaaatatagccaatgaactggcctcaactgtttcctgtggcagagaattccacagattcaccgctctctgtgtgaagaagtttttcctaatttcggtcctaaaaggcttcccctctatcctcaaactgtggcccctcgttctggacttccccaacatcgggaacaatcttcctgcatctagcctgtccaatccctttaggatcttatacgtttcaatcagatcccccctcaatcttctaaattccaacgagtacaagcccagttcatccagtctttcttcatatgaaagtcctgccatcccaggaatcaatctggtgaaccttctttgtactccccctatggcaaggatgtctttcctcggattaggggaccaaaactgcacacaatactccagatgtggtctcaccaaggccttgtacaactgcagtagtacctccctactcctgtactcgaatcctctcgctataaatgccagcataccattcgcctttttcaccgcctgctgtacctgcatgcccactttcaatgactggtgtataatgacacccaggtctcattgcacctccccttttcctaatcggccgccattcagataataatccgttttcccatttttgccaccaaagtggacaacttcacatttatccacattaaattgcatctgccatgaatttgcccactcacccaacctatccaagtcgccctgcatcctcttagcatcctcctcacagctaacactgccacccagcttcatgccatccgcaaacttggagatgctgcatttaattccctcatccaagtcattaatatatattgtaaacaactggggtcccagcactgagccttgcagtaccccactagtcaccacctgccattctgaaaaggtcctgtttattcccactctttgcttcctgtctgctaaccaattctccacccacaccaataccttacacccaataccgtgtgctttaagtttgcacactaatgtcctgtgtgggatcttgtcaaaagccttctgaaaatccaaatataccacatccactggttctcccctatccactctaccagttacatcctcaaaaaattctatgagattcgtcagacatgattttcctttcacaaatccatgctgactttgtccgatcatttcaccactttccaaatgtgctgttatcacatccttgataactgactccagcagtttccccaccaccgacgttaggctaaccggtctataattccccggtttctctctccctccttttttaaaaagtgcagttacattagccaccctccaatcctcaggaactagtccagaatctaacgagttttgaaaaattatcactaatgcatccactatttcttgggctacttccttaagcaccctgggatgcagaccatctggccctgggggtttatctgccttcaatcccttcaatttacctaacaccacttccctactaacatgtatttcgctcagttcctccatctcactggaccctctgtcccctactatttctggaagattatttatgtcctccttagtgaagacagaaccaaagtaattattcaattggtctgccatgtccttgctccccataatcaattcacctgtttctgcttgcaggggacctacatttgtctttaccagtcttttcctttttacatatctataaaagcttttacagtccgtttttatgttgcctgccagttttctctcataatcttttttcccttcctaattaagccctttgtcctcctctgctgaactctgaatttctcccagtcctcaggtgagccactttctctggctaatttgtatgctgcttctttggaattgatactatccctaatttctcttgtcagccatgggtgcactaccttccttgatttattcttttgccaaactgggatgaacatttgttgcagttcatccatgcaacctttaaatgcttgccattgcatatccaccgtcaatcctttaagtgtcatttgccagtctatcttagctaattcacgtctcataccttcaaagttacccctctttaagttcagaacctttgtttctgaattaactatgtcattctccatcttaatgaagaattccaccatattatggtcactcttacccaaggggcatctcacgacaagattgctaattaacccttcctcattgctcaaaacccagtccagaatagcccgctctctagttggttcctcgacatgttggttcaaaaaaccatcccacatacgttccaagaaatcctcttcctcagcacctttaccaatttggttcactcaatctatatgtagattgaagtcacccattataactgctgttcctttattgcacacatttctaatttcctgtttaataccatctccaacctcactactactgttaggtggcctgtacacaactcccaccagcgtcttctgtcccttagtgttacgcagctctacccatattgattccacatcttcccggcttatgtccttcgtttctattgtgttaatctcttctttaaccagcaacgccaccccacctccccttccttcatgtctatccctcctgaatattgaatatccctgaacgttgagctcccatccctggtcaccctggagccatgtctctgtgatcccaactatatcataatcattaataacaatctgcactttcaattcatccaccttattacgaatgctccttgcattgacacacaaagccttcaggcgctcttttacaactctcttagtccttatacaattatgctgaaaagtggccctttttaatgcttgccctggatttgtcggcctgccgcttttacttttctccttagtactttttgtttctaccctcactttacacccctctgcctctctgcactggttcccatccccctgtagtgaactaacctcctcacgcctagcctctttaatttgattcccaccccccaaccattctagtttaaagtcacctcagtagcccccgctaatctccctgccaggatattggtccccctaggattcaagtgcaacccgtcctttttgtacaggtcacgcctgtgccaaaagaggtcccaatgatccaaaaacttgaatccctgccccctgctccaatccctcagccacgcatttatcctccaactcatcgcattcctactctcactgtcgcgtggcacaggcagtaatcccgagattactacctttgcggtcctttttctcaactcccttcctagctccctatattctcctttcaggacctcatcccttttcctacctatgtcattggtacctatatgtaccacgacctctggctcctcaccctcccacttcaggatatcttggacacgatcagaaatatcccggaccctggcaccagggaggcaaactaccatccaggtctctggactgcgtccacagaatcgcctatctgacccccttactatcgagtcccctatcacaactgccctcctcttccttgacctacccttctgagctacagggccggactctgtgctggaggcacggccactgtcgcttctcctgggtaagctgtcccccccaacagtactcaaacaggagtacctgttgttaaggggcacagccaccggggtactccctattacctgacatttccccttccccctcctaaccgtgacccacttatctgcctcccgtggccccggcgtgaccacctgcctgcaacttctctctatcacctcctcactctccctgaccagacgaaggtcatcgagctgcagctccagttccgtaacgcggtcccttaggagctgcatctcgcaAGCGCCaagcagatgtagacgtccgggaggcttgtagactccagggcctcccacatccgacaccgagaacagcaaactgccctcacactcatacaaaagacgaggagtagatttaaaaggtgggggtagggatGAGAGAAAACAAGGTGATCGGTGAACCCTGAAAGGGGAGGaaaaaagtaaagagctgggaagttgattggtgaaagagagagaaggccatggaagaaaaggggggaggagcacaagagagaggtgatgggtgggcaagatgAGAGAAGAAAAGGGGATGAGAATTGGTGAGGGGGGGGCGgaagcattaccagaagtttgaaaatttaatgttcatgctatcagttcgaaagttacccagacagaaaataTTGTTCTTCCAAGCTGAGTAGCCTCATCACATTGTATGATTTTATTTAAAAAGCAAACTTGATTTAATCAAAGAGTTCAATTGTAAGAATGAGTCTCTAAGAACGTTATAAATTTAGACTGCATGAGAGATTGGAAGACACATTGTGAAGTccaactctcacactgtaccagagactgacaggtacagaatgaaccccatactctcacactgtaccagagactgacaggtacagactgAACCCCatgctctcacactgtaccagagactgacaggtacagactgAACCCCACacacattgtaccagagactgacagggacagaatgaaccccacactctcacactgtaccagagaccgacGGGTGCAGAATGAACGCCATACTcttacactgtaccagagactgacgggtacagacaTTCTGTTGTTTAACAAACCTGGACAACcctcatcaccatctcagtacagcacCACTTTGACCACTTTATACTACAATGGACTTTTGTTCAAATTCTGTTACCTGTTTGTAATTCTGTAGAGTATGCTTTTATTTTGTGAatggtgtgtctctgaaactgtgtGTCTATGAATCTGCTCCAAGCAAgttgcaaatgacaataaacgacttTCAACCTCACACAGAAATGGGTCTCATGATGACAATTGGACCTGCGATCTCCTGCTGCCCTGTTTCATTACATAAACGTTTTAtattattgagtgtgtgtttttctCATTCCTTCTGCTTTTCTAGCAGACACAATGAGCCAAATGCCGAAtactgctcctgtgccttatggtccaTTTTGTATGTTAGATTTCCTTCCCGCGGAATGAACCGGCAGCGGCAACTCACCAGATCAGCGCCAGTTCCCAGTCCGCAGTTTCACCCAAGCGAACACGGGGcagttcagagagagagagttctGATTGGTTGTACGTGTGCCTTCAGAGAGCCAATCAAATGACTTTACTGTATGAATAGAATCTTCAAATAGCCATTGGGAATCCAAGGCATCCCATCCCTCATTAGCATACTGTTCCGGGCGCTGCCTATTTAATTCGTGCTCCGAGTCAGTTCTGCTTCTTCAGGGTCTGAAACCGACAGAAGAAATGCCTGAGCCTGCGAAATCCGTTCCGAAGAAGGGCACCAAGAAAGTTTTGTCCAAACCAGCAGGCAAGGCAGGGAAGAAGCGCAAGAGGCTGAGGAAGGAGAGTTACTCCATCTACATCTACAAAGTGATGAAGCAGGTTCACCCCGATACCGGCATCTCCTCCAAGGCCATGAGCATCATGAACTCGTTCGTCAACGATATCTTCGAGAGAATCGGGGGCGAGGCTTCCCGCCTGGCCCACTACAACAAGCGGTCAACCATCACCTCACGGGAGATCCAGACCGCCGTGCGCCTGCTGCTGCCCGGGGAGCTGGCCAAGCACGCCGTGTCCGAAGGGACAAAGGCGGTGACCAAGTACACCAGCTCCAAGTAAAGCTCTCCAGTGCGATGATCGAAAACAAAacggctcttttaagagccactcacAATTTCACTAAGAGGGTTATACTAAAATTTAGACACTAAATTGCACACATTTTATGTCTGGTGTCTTTTACAAGAGCTAAGGTAGAGTTCATCTCCGTATAATCCCGGTGTTTTACATTCCTCCCACTGCACTGACACGGACTTGTTACCTTCCCATCCTCATCAGTCCGCCCCTGCTGGTATCCATGTCGAGCGGAGGATTGTTGCCTTTGCTGTTTTAGCTGTGGGTTCAGGAGTTTGTTAGTTACAGTTGGGTAACTTCTCTGAATATTATTTCAATGCGAGGCCTGAACGAGTTCATGATTGTTTCATAGAACATTTTTAAATTGCAGTCTAGAGgctggtcacagtttgagaagaGCCGTTTGTCCATAACCTGATAACGTTTACACAATGACCGACCGCGGGCAGAAGCTGAGATTCAGTTTTACTCGGTTCCGTTACGGGTTGAAAGAAATTAGAGAATTGAGTTCCCAGACATTTCAATATCAACTACACTTGCATTAAATGTGCCCGGTTTCAGTAACGGGGAAGTACGAACACTCAGTCGTCAAACAGATCAGCAATTATTTAATTTCTGATTAAATTTGAACAAGAGATTTATTTTCTGGCCGGCTTTTTCGAAATTTCAGTGAACTTTGGGGAGGAGACGGTTACTTTCCGCGCTTCTACCTTTACGGACTGCTGATTGGTGATTAAGGCAGCTCTTCGATTGGGATATTTCTCTTCACCAATGAGAATAAGCACGGTTACACCAATCACAAACATCAGTTTGCATTCTCAAAGAAGGTATAAAAAGGGCGAGATGGGGCGGGGCGAACATTCTTTCATTCTCGGTGGAGCAGTTACTGTGATTGTGGAAATGTCTGGACGTGGAAAAGGCACCGCTGGCAAAGTTCGGTCCAAGGCCAAATCTCGCTCGTCTCGGGCTGGACTGCAGTTCCCGGTCGGCCGGGTTCACAGACTCCTAAGAAAGGGCAACTATGCTGAGCGGGTGGGTGCTGGAGCCCCAGTctacctggctgctgtgctcgagtATCTGACAGCCGAAATCCTCGAATTGGCCGGCAACGCGGCCCGGGACAATAAGAAAACCCGCATCATCCCCAGACACCTGCAGCTGGCCGTCCGCAACGACGAGGAGCTGAACAAGCTGCTGGGAGGGGTGACTATCGCTCAGGGCGGTGTGTTACCCAATATCCAGGCCGTGC
The sequence above is a segment of the Mobula birostris isolate sMobBir1 chromosome 28, sMobBir1.hap1, whole genome shotgun sequence genome. Coding sequences within it:
- the LOC140189100 gene encoding histone H2B 1/2-like, whose amino-acid sequence is MPEPAKSVPKKGTKKVLSKPAGKAGKKRKRLRKESYSIYIYKVMKQVHPDTGISSKAMSIMNSFVNDIFERIGGEASRLAHYNKRSTITSREIQTAVRLLLPGELAKHAVSEGTKAVTKYTSSK